A genome region from Vibrio tapetis subsp. tapetis includes the following:
- a CDS encoding MATE family efflux transporter: protein MAAQQAKFVEGSTMKHILTMSGAGSIGLLALFAVDLLDMLFISMLGQVELAAAVGFAGTLLFFSTSVSIGSSIAMGAMVSKALGAKQQQDAKRKASNILMTAFFISLLVTVVMYVNIETLLSAIGAQGVALERATAYLEIILPSSPLLALGMASGAALRAAGDAKRSMWATLSGGIVNAILDPIFIFGFNWNVEGAAASVVARITVLAFSIIPLYRTYKLIRWPDLGELKQDLRSIVTIAIPAIITNTATPIGNAIVTANIAHFGENYVAGFAVIGRVSPVAFAVIFALSGAVGPIIGQNYGAQRIDRVKETLMNSLLFVTVYCVAVSIILYSVQDALIAGFALTGDAAIIVAAFCSYIAFSFVFNGALFVANTSFNNLGKPIYSTALNLGKATLGTLPFVYFGAQWFGALGVLYGQAVGSIVFGILGIMVLQRHIQSMMQEFSYEPELDPATTSVNMTPFCNCDPVLIEEVTSHKSVSQIATKSEV from the coding sequence ATGGCGGCACAGCAAGCAAAATTTGTTGAAGGTTCAACAATGAAACACATTCTGACGATGTCGGGTGCAGGCTCGATAGGCTTGTTAGCGTTGTTTGCGGTTGACCTGCTCGATATGCTATTTATCAGTATGTTAGGCCAAGTTGAGCTTGCCGCTGCGGTTGGGTTTGCTGGGACGTTGCTATTTTTTTCAACCTCAGTTTCGATTGGGTCCTCCATTGCGATGGGGGCAATGGTTTCAAAAGCCTTAGGTGCAAAACAGCAGCAAGATGCTAAGCGAAAAGCCAGTAATATTTTAATGACAGCATTTTTTATTAGTTTGTTAGTCACTGTTGTTATGTATGTCAATATTGAGACGTTACTCAGCGCGATTGGTGCGCAGGGTGTTGCATTAGAACGTGCAACCGCTTATTTAGAAATTATCTTACCCAGCAGTCCATTATTGGCGTTAGGCATGGCAAGTGGTGCCGCTTTACGAGCTGCGGGTGATGCTAAGCGCAGTATGTGGGCGACATTATCAGGCGGGATTGTGAACGCAATCTTGGATCCGATTTTTATTTTTGGGTTTAACTGGAACGTAGAAGGTGCAGCAGCATCGGTTGTAGCTCGAATTACCGTATTGGCTTTTTCAATTATTCCTCTTTATCGTACCTATAAATTGATCCGTTGGCCTGATTTAGGAGAGTTGAAGCAGGATTTACGTTCCATAGTCACGATTGCCATTCCCGCTATTATTACCAACACCGCAACGCCTATCGGTAATGCGATAGTCACCGCGAACATTGCTCATTTTGGTGAAAACTATGTGGCAGGCTTTGCTGTGATTGGGCGTGTTTCTCCCGTAGCTTTCGCGGTTATATTTGCGTTATCTGGAGCCGTTGGCCCAATTATCGGGCAAAATTATGGGGCGCAAAGAATCGATAGGGTGAAAGAGACCTTGATGAATTCTTTGTTGTTTGTCACCGTCTATTGTGTGGCGGTTTCTATTATTCTCTATTCGGTGCAAGACGCATTAATTGCAGGCTTTGCGCTTACTGGCGACGCTGCAATCATTGTGGCGGCATTTTGTTCTTATATTGCCTTCAGTTTTGTTTTTAATGGCGCACTGTTTGTGGCTAATACGTCATTTAATAATCTAGGTAAGCCTATTTATTCCACGGCTCTTAATTTGGGTAAAGCGACGTTAGGTACCTTGCCATTTGTGTACTTTGGCGCACAGTGGTTTGGCGCTCTTGGGGTGTTATATGGTCAAGCGGTAGGCAGCATTGTGTTTGGTATTTTGGGGATCATGGTCTTACAGCGACATATTCAGTCGATGATGCAAGAGTTTAGCTATGAACCAGAATTAGACCCGGCGACAACATCGGTCAATATGACGCCATTTTGTAACTGTGACCCAGTGTTAATCGAAGAGGTTACGAGCCACAAATCTGTGAGCCAAATAGCAACTAAGTCAGAAGTTTAG
- a CDS encoding CBS domain-containing protein, with translation MESIRIKDYMVHKAVTFTEEMPLSAALDKVMSSEHMGGPVINENKEVIGFLSEQDLLDKLVAVSYYCQDSHIVSDCMHREVLSVKPEMPIIELAGMMKVGKPKMYPVVNDQNKFLGIITRTEVLRAVGASINDCYKHPV, from the coding sequence ATGGAATCGATAAGAATTAAAGATTATATGGTGCACAAAGCGGTGACGTTTACGGAAGAAATGCCATTGAGTGCGGCATTAGATAAAGTGATGAGTTCCGAGCACATGGGCGGTCCGGTTATTAATGAAAACAAAGAAGTGATTGGATTTTTGTCCGAACAAGATTTGCTCGATAAACTGGTTGCGGTGAGCTATTACTGTCAAGATTCTCACATTGTGAGTGATTGTATGCATCGAGAAGTGTTGTCGGTTAAACCCGAAATGCCGATTATTGAGTTGGCCGGGATGATGAAAGTCGGTAAGCCTAAAATGTACCCAGTAGTGAATGACCAAAATAAGTTTTTGGGGATAATTACTCGAACAGAAGTACTTAGAGCGGTCGGTGCGAGCATTAATGATTGCTATAAACATCCGGTTTAA